One genomic window of Citrobacter sp. Marseille-Q6884 includes the following:
- the lptB gene encoding LPS export ABC transporter ATP-binding protein, which yields MATLTAKNLAKAYKGRRVVEDVSLAVNSGEIVGLLGPNGAGKTTTFYMVVGIVPRDAGNIIIDDEDISLLPLHARARRGIGYLPQEASIFRRLSVFDNLMAVLQIRDDLTSEQREDRANELMEEFHIEHLRDSMGQSLSGGERRRVEIARALAANPKFILLDEPFAGVDPISVIDIKRIIEHLRDSGLGVLITDHNVRETLAVCERAYIVSQGHLIAHGTPTEILQDEHVKRVYLGEDFRL from the coding sequence ATGGCAACATTAACTGCAAAGAATCTTGCAAAAGCCTATAAAGGCCGCCGCGTAGTGGAAGATGTCAGTCTGGCCGTCAACTCAGGGGAGATCGTCGGTCTGCTTGGCCCTAACGGCGCCGGTAAAACCACGACCTTTTACATGGTTGTCGGCATTGTGCCGCGTGATGCGGGCAATATCATCATTGATGATGAAGACATTAGCCTGCTGCCGCTGCATGCTCGCGCACGTCGTGGTATCGGCTATTTACCGCAGGAAGCCTCCATTTTCCGTCGCCTGAGCGTGTTTGATAACCTGATGGCGGTGCTGCAAATTCGTGACGATCTGACCAGCGAACAGCGTGAAGATCGTGCTAACGAACTGATGGAAGAGTTCCATATCGAACATTTGCGCGACAGCATGGGTCAATCGCTCTCCGGTGGTGAACGCCGCCGTGTGGAAATCGCCCGTGCTCTGGCCGCAAATCCGAAATTTATCCTGCTGGATGAACCGTTTGCGGGCGTTGACCCGATTTCCGTTATTGATATTAAACGCATCATCGAACACCTGCGTGACAGCGGGCTGGGCGTGCTAATTACTGACCATAACGTGCGCGAAACGCTGGCGGTCTGTGAGCGGGCCTACATTGTGAGCCAGGGGCATCTGATCGCGCACGGTACGCCGACAGAAATTCTGCAGGACGAGCACGTTAAGCGCGTATACCTTGGGGAAGACTTCAGACTCTGA